The sequence TGCATTTGAAACCCGATATACagtataactataatttatCACCTTTCTCGTAGTTTTTTGATTGTTTAAGACGTAATGAATCCTCCCCAATTTGACCAGAATGGCACTATATGCCAGGCAATAGCCAATCGTGTTCAGAAGAGTGGCCAACTAGAAAAGGAGACGTTAATTCATCACAacttgcatgcacacactagtTTTTATAATGAACTTACATTACATCGAGTAGCATTGACGATGATGTCTGTGCTGGGCATAAGGCGAAAGAAGACGGCTGCATTCATGATGTAGCTCCCAATGATAATCAAGTAGTTCAGGTTTGGACTGTTCAAGCGAACCACTCTGTTATGTGTATAACAAAATGGACACTTAATGAAAACAACAGTTTCACTGACTCATACCTTTTCTTCCTCTGTGTATAGTTGAATACTAAGCATACAGTGCTGTAAGTAATACAAGCAACTGCCAGTGCATAGAAAGTCACCACCAATGCCAGATGAAAAGTTATCACCACAGTGACTGGGGTACCGTCTGGTGGAACTCCACCCTCTGAACCTGTGtgaacaaaaaattaatgaataaAAAATGTATGAGAACTAAGTATTTCTGACTTGGAAATACTGTCTCATTGGCCTGGTTGTTCGTATAGACGAGAAGATCATTCACAGGTTCAATGTACGCCACAGCTGTCTTAGTTACATTGTCCTTATTTTCCAGTCTGTACTGTACTATCAGCACCCTCGAACGTGCTCGAGATCCTGTCGTTTCAAAGCTAACACGACCCTTTAATGAATTAACAATCATAAACTTGTTAATGTTGATGTATACCAAAACTCACAGACACTCCCACGAAGTCTGTTCTCTCCAGGTTCCACCTGATGATGCAGCCCATGAGCTGATTGGAGTAGGTGAAGTTCTCCAGTGACACCACCTCCCACTCTACACCAGTCTCCTCATCAGTTCCCCCACACTGAGTCATGTTCAATATCTCCTCTCTTGTCAGACTGCCAACCATCTCATTAGTCCTGTTCAGCGCGATAGCAAATGTCCAGAGGGCGTCGTAAGCCACACCGGGTAGCAAAAAGACCGTCGTGTAATTTATAGCGGACATATCGAGTCGTTGCCAATACAAGGATCTAAACTCATCTATAGTCTAAATAAAGCAGTCATAATACAGTAAGTATAGAGAGTTTACTTGCATTACCAGTTTTGAATATCGAAGTGGATCAGCAGAATTGTATGAAAGCAGTGGTATCACAGCGAGGGATCTGTGCAGAAAATCAGCTAACTTGTCATGAGGGCATTCTGGGTTCACCTCTCCTGCCCACCACCTGTCCTCATACCATCCGTAAGTTATCCAGGCATATCGAGGATGTTTAAACCCCCTCATATGTGCCTGTAGCATTAAATAGCACCATGCAAATGTACATCTTTCAATTCTGTACTTGTCTTACCTCACAGATGATATGACGAGCAATGTCTGGGTGAGTATTGATAAAGAACACTCGATAGTCATCCCCCTCAAACTATTACGGTAGAATATACGACAATGATCAATGGAACACCGAATTCATAAAGATCGCTTACAAAAAAATCGGTATCAGGATCATTCAGCGTATTTGAGAGAATTTCACTCGAGACCATGCTGCTTGCCACTTCAATGTCTGAGTTCATGAGAGCAGTTTTCATCGATTGTTCGATCTGTATGTAGAAACAATTAAGTTCATACCTAGCAGAATAAGTTAAGGATCAGACTAAGGATATGTGAACACACCAGTACGGGAAGCTAGGAATCTAGAGAGCTATAGTAAGTGATATAACAACGCAGATTTGATCTGTTTGCTGAGCCAAGTCATATATCCAGAATCTTGGCTGGGGTATAGGATTACAGCTGAAGAATACTATCTTATCATATCTCACATCTGTAAACAAGTTCTCATTTTCCGTTATGATGGCAATTCTTTTCCAGCCGTAATATCGGATAAGGGTGACAAGGACCCCAGAGAATCCTGAGGGGTAGATATTGAAAAAATTGGGGAAACGTTTTCTGCCGCTCAAATTGGTCGAAGAAGAAGCATACGAGACCTATATAGAATTTTGTATATGCATGAAATATTGTCGAACCAAATCGAattgcaaacataattatatagaactcTTTTGCTGAAATCGGTTATTGTGTGTATGATCTATATACATATCAGTCTAAGTCAACTGCCATTTAGCAGTAATTGTAGGTTTCTTGATTCTTATATACCTGTGACAGGCTGTTGTGATGGATAATCTCTGCGACAGGCTCAGAGGCAGCAGAGCATCCACAGCCCAGTAGACCGAGGATGGTTGGTTGCAGCAGAGAAGTGGCCTCGAAGTACTCATTCAGAGATACAGTCCTgtcacactgcatgcattataTATAAAATACGCAGATCTCATTGCTAGATCGATACCAGGCTAGATCTCACCATTGTGTCCACCACAGGTGTGTGAGTGAGGTTGTAGCCAGGTAGAATAGAGTTGTCAGCATTAATCAGCTCCTCTGCTAACTCAATGGCTGGGACAGCTCCTGATGAGTCAAAACCTCCAGTAGGTCCAGAAGTGAACAGAGCATATCTAAGCTCTTTGCAGTATATGAATGGTAGTAAATAGAGCAAAAAAATAAATCTCATTTGCACCATGATGTGCCAGTTTTGACACAAAGCTCTGCATGTAATAATGGTGTCTGCATGTTTGTGGCTCTGCATCACATTACAACTAAAAGAGGTGGGGCTGCAGTCTCCATTTCACCACAGGCATGTCTGTGATGTCACAAAAGGGATGTGATATAGATCTAAATCATGAGGAGAAATTAGcagcagcataattattttatagacAACATTTAACGTAATATTGGAACTAGACAAAACAAAACCAAAGCTAATTTAGATCTATGTGGAGTTAATCTTTAAacatgtgacataattattttttgttcAGATAAGAAAAGCGTTTGAGCCAGTTCTGCTCTCCAAACTTGCTCCTTGGAGAGATGAAGATTGGCGATGTCCACCATTATTGGCCTGAAAGTGGAGTATATAAATCATGAATTAAGAATGACGTCATGCAAAGTCAGGTGCTACGTACATTGGGTAAGATAGGTTTTTGCCAGAAGTAGGGTAGGGATCAGTGCTAATCTAAAAGCAGTCCCACCTCCACCCTTGAATGCAAAGGTTTTGCTATACTTCAACTGCATGACTCTAACAACTGACCTGGTGCTCTCTCAGCACCCGTTCAAGTGTTGCAGCTTTTAACTCTAGCTGTTGAACCTTTTTCAGATACTCCTGACTCGTGGGCTTTATTTTGTCAGTCTTTGTAGCCATTATAGATACGCTTGTACATACGCTTGTGTCCTGACTGTCATGGATCCTGTTTTCAAATACATGTTTTCCCTCTGGATCTTTGTACAAGCTTACCATCTGCATAAAATGATGGCAGTAACATCTAATCACAATTGGTTCAACATATACTATAAAGAGCCCATAAAAAAGACAAGGCAAGGGCTCCTGTATAATTCATGCAGCTacggtaataataattatatacctgcaTCACGCAGTTCTTACTTTAGGAATGAATACCATGATAAGGATGACATTAGTAGAGACGAGCAAGCTTCCCGAGAATAAGAACTCGATCAAATTCGGAACACTTCCAAGAGCAAAAGTCGATAGGAGGATTACCATAAGAGCAATAGCTGAAATGTAGATCACAGCAACAATGAATTTGGAATTCTTTAAGGCTTTAATTTTCACTTTACGCGTACGAAGGGCAAGGATAACTCCAATGACTTGTAGTATGACGAGGTACACGGATGTAATGACAATCCAAGCACTTGCAATTGGCTTGACACTAGAATTGTAGCAAAACCACACAATCTCCTCCACTCTCAAGCCATATTCCTATGAAAAATTACATTCATTTGTCCAATGTGTTGTGAACAAGATACgtatgcatggctataaaTATCATactgcatactgtacatgtatgtatgtactcCGTTACATTCAATGGAGCACTTGGAGTTTCTTCGTTTGTGTCTTGGTAGACTAATGGGCGTAGTACCGGAACAGAAACTTGCAACACTGATAGAACTACCCCGATTCCAGTAACTGTCAATGCCGCAAGTATAAGATGGTAGTCCTTCAGAGCCTATTATAATTCTAAATGAGATAAAGTTGACTTATCATGGTTACGAAACTTTACCTTTTTGGAAGCTGTAGGGTTGCGGAATATGTAATGAATTCTCGCCATCTTGGCCAGAACTGCTCCATAAATCAAACAGTAGCCAATAGTATTGAGCAGAGTGTCCAACTGCAACAAACAATTGAATTCACAATAATGTAGACTGAATGAAAAGCACTCACGTAACATCTTGCTGCATTTAGTGCATAGCCTGTGCCCGGCATAACCCGGAAGAAGATAGATACATTCATAATGTAGCTACCAAAGATGACCAAGTAGTTTAGGTTAGGGCTGTTCAAACGCACTACTCTGAAAGGTGCAAATAATTGATTTCATGTTTCAGGCAGACAGCATTTGCGgacttactttttcttgcgaTAAGAGAAAGTGAAAATTAGGCAGATCGTACCGAAAGTAAGTCCAGCAGCTGCCAGTGAATAGAATGACACCACCAATGCTAAATGAAAAGTGATTACCACGGTGACAGGTGTACCATCTGGTGGAACACCACCCTCTGAACCTATAGAGTATCagcaccattaatttttacactaactataattataaaatgaaACGTACTTGGATACACTAAGTTATTGTTCTCTTTATCCCTGTAAAAAAGTTCACCAAAGGACTTGTTCAAAGGTCTAATATACGCCACAGGAATCTTGTAAATAGTGTCCTCTTTCAGTCTGTACTGATGTACCTCCACGTGAGAATGTACTCTTGAACCATTCTCATCAAAAGTAATTCGACCCTGTATCATGCATTTTGTAAACATCAACCCTATAACTTTAAAACTCACCGAGACCCCCACAAAGTCTGTTCTCTCTAGGTTCCACCTGATGATGCAGCCCATGAGCTGATTGGAGTAGGTGAAGTTCTCCAGTGACACTAATGTGTCGACGTCACGTCTTTCACACCTGGTCAAGGTCACTACTTCTTGTATTGTCAGACTACCAACCATCTCGTTAGTCCTGTTCAATGCTAGAGCAAATGTCCAAAGGGCATCGTACGCAAATGCAGCAAGAAATGGGTTTATGTCATTGTCTATATACATCATCCATTGCTTGAATTCATCATGTCTCTACATAGGAAGATAAATGTTAAATGTTAAGGAAATCCATAAAGAATTTTACCTTATTTACCAATGTAGTTGTCAACTGTTGAGGAAACACTTGTTTTAGAGCAATGGATCTGTGCAGGATCTCTGCTAGTTGGTTGTCAGTGCAGTTTGTTGGCTCTGGGTTCACCTCCTCTGTCCACCACCTGTCCTGATACCAGCCGTAGGTCAACCACGCATATTTGGGATAAGTGTACCCCTTTAGGTACGCCTGTAGAAGCattgtttacggagttatagACTCATGCGAATAAAATTACCTGACACAAAATCTGACGAGCTGTGTTGGAATGGGTAGTGATGAAGAACACTCGATAGTCATCTTCTTCAAAAAAGAAGTTAATGGTGCTATTCACATTAGTCAAATTAACACCAGAAACCACTCTGTTGGCCACTTCCAGGTCCAACCTCATAAGATTGTCCATAGAAATTTGAGCAGTCTGTGAATATTTTGTCAATGTTAACGCACTAACAGTCACAGGGTGTCAATCTTTCTCTATTACACCCACTTTATGGCTGAGATATCTGACCTACTTGCGATGCCAATTCTATCTACACCTAGCTCATAATTGGGATAAAGATCCGTCTTTAGATATTTGATATGATACGTTATAGCTATTATGTATCAATCACCTACCTCAGTAAACAAGCTCTCATCTTGAGTGATGAAGGCAATGCGTCTCCAGCCG comes from Halichondria panicea chromosome 7, odHalPani1.1, whole genome shotgun sequence and encodes:
- the LOC135338713 gene encoding gamma-aminobutyric acid type B receptor subunit 2-like, which produces MVQMRFIFLLYLLPFIYCKELRYALFTSGPTGGFDSSGAVPAIELAEELINADNSILPGYNLTHTPVVDTMCDRTVSLNEYFEATSLLQPTILGLLGCGCSAASEPVAEIIHHNSLSQVSYASSSTNLSGRKRFPNFFNIYPSGFSGVLVTLIRYYGWKRIAIITENENLFTDIEQSMKTALMNSDIEVASSMVSSEILSNTLNDPDTDFFFEGDDYRVFFINTHPDIARHIICEAHMRGFKHPRYAWITYGWYEDRWWAGEVNPECPHDKLADFLHRSLAVIPLLSYNSADPLRYSKLTIDEFRSLYWQRLDMSAINYTTVFLLPGVAYDALWTFAIALNRTNEMVGSLTREEILNMTQCGGTDEETGVEWEVVSLENFTYSNQLMGCIIRWNLERTDFVGVSGRVSFETTGSRARSRVLIVQYRLENKDNVTKTAVAYIEPVNDLLVYTNNQANETVFPSSEGGVPPDGTPVTVVITFHLALVVTFYALAVACITYSTVCLVFNYTQRKKRVVRLNSPNLNYLIIIGSYIMNAAVFFRLMPSTDIIVNATRCNLATLLNTIGYCLAYSAILVKLGRIHYVLNNQKTTRKILKDWHLVIIALVFTGIGTLLSVLQVSIPKLQPQPYEAPNEEPPSAPMNEYGLRIKEVVLLCYDPVKTAASIWFIVTSGYFVLLQFIGLILALRLYKVNLKALENSRYIIAAIYISAILLLIIVVSVFTLQNLHNIIEVVFSGTLMVSTTVFLTMVFIPKMVSVYRDPEGEHVFVDSNNLAGNLDTTTMNTNVTAVQSKDSTKISQLETKIATLQRAIRRYQIQEDQSSSPSSGVCVESRKGSDIPLMTMSLDRKGHVRVTIDDAAVSPPK